A genomic window from Vitis riparia cultivar Riparia Gloire de Montpellier isolate 1030 chromosome 18, EGFV_Vit.rip_1.0, whole genome shotgun sequence includes:
- the LOC117907079 gene encoding monoacylglycerol lipase ABHD6, translated as MSCFSFTATRDWCYRSIFTKSGLRSTITDLGDGTVIHCWVPKTRKESKPNLLLIHGFGANALWQWGDLIPYLVPYFNVYVPDLLFFGDSYTTRPERTESFQAQCVMRVMEAKSVKKMSLIGLSYGGFVGYSMAAQFKEAIERVVICGAGVCLEEKDLEKGLFKVSHIEDAASILLPQTPEKLRELLSYTFYKPPRGLPSCLLNDFIQVMCTEFLEERKDLIRAIPKDRKLSELPTIPQPTLIIWGDQDKVFPVELAHRLKRHLGEEAQLVIISNAGHTFIIEKPKETFKYLKSFLIDN; from the exons ATGTCCTGCTTCAGCTTCACCGCAACAAGAGACTGGTGCTATCGCTCCATCTTCACCAAATCGGGTCTTCGATCCACCATCACCGATCTTGGCGACGGCACCGTCATCCACTGTTGGGTCCCCAAGACCCGTAAAGAATCCAAACCCAACCTGCTCCTCATCCACGGCTTCGGAGCCAACGCATTGTGGCAGTGGGGCGACCTCATCCCCTACCTGGTCCCCTACTTCAACGTCTACGTCCCAGATCTCCTCTTCTTCGGGGACTCCTACACCACTAGACCCGAGCGGACCGAGTCGTTCCAGGCCCAGTGCGTGATGCGGGTGATGGAAGCGAAGTCGGTGAAGAAGATGAGTTTGATCGGACTGAGTTATGGTGGTTTTGTGGGGTACAGTATGGCGGCCCAGTTTAAAGAGGCGATAGAAAGAGTGGTGATATGCGGCGCCGGGGTGTGCTTGGAGGAGAAGGATTTGGAAAAGGGTTTGTTTAAGGTATCGCATATAGAAGACGCTGCCAGTATATTGTTGCCCCAAACGCCAGAGAAGCTGAGGGAATTGCTAAGTTACACTTTCTACAAGCCTCCAAGGGGCTTACCTTCTTGCTTGCTCAATGATTTCATTCAA GTAATGTGCACGGAATTTCTAGAAGAGAGGAAAGATTTGATTCGAGCTATTCCTAAAGACCGGAAACTTTCAGAGCTACCCACCATCCCACAG CCTACCTTAATAATTTGGGGAGACCAAGATAAGGTATTCCCGGTGGAACTAGCTCACAGATTGAAAAG GCATTTGGGGGAAGAGGCCCAGCTTGTGATCATCAGTAACGCAGGGCATACTTTTATTATAGAGAAGCCCAAAGAAACATTCAAGTACTTGAAATCCTTTCTCATTGATAATTGA
- the LOC117907080 gene encoding 14-3-3 protein 7, with amino-acid sequence MEEREQQVYLARLAEQAERYDEMVEAMKKVAKLDVELTVEERNLVSVGYKNVIGARRASWRILSSIEQKEETRGNEQNAKRIKDYRQRVEDELAKICNDILSVIDNHLIPSSSTGESTVFYYKMKGDYYRYLAEFKAGNDRKEAADQSLKAYEAATSTAASDLPPTHPIRLGLALNFSVFYYEILNSPERACHLAKQAFDEAIAELDSLNEESYKDSTLIMQLLRDNLTLWTSDLPEEGGETSKADEPQAES; translated from the exons ATGGAGGAAAGAGAGCAACAGGTTTACTTAGCCAGGCTTGCTGAGCAAGCTGAGAGATATGATG AGATGGTTGAAGCAATGAAGAAAGTTGCTAAATTGGATGTGGAACTGACAGTGGAGGAGAGGAATCTGGTATCTGTTggatataaaaatgttattggGGCAAGAAGGgcatcatggaggatattgtcTTCCATTGAACAGAAGGAGGAGACCAGGGGAAATGAGCAAAATGCAAAAAGGATAAAGGATTACAGACAAAGGGTTGAAGATGAGCTGGCAAAGATCTGCAATGACATATTGTCTGTCATTGATAATCATCTCATCCCATCATCCTCAACAGGGGAATCAACTGTTTTCTACTATAAGAT GAAAGGAGATTACTACCGATATTTAGCTGAATTCAAAGCAGGGAATGACCGTAAAGAAGCTGCTGATCAATCACTTAAGGCCTATGAG GCTGCCACCAGTACAGCTGCCTCAGATCTGCCGCCTACTCATCCAATCAGACTTGGGCTGGCTTTGAACTTTTCTGTCTTCTACTATGAAATTTTGAACTCCCCAGAGAG GGCTTGCCACCTTGCAAAACAAGCTTTTGATGAGGCTATTGCAGAACTTGATAGCCTGAATGAAGAATCATACAAGGATAGTACCCTTATTATGCAGCTTCTTCGGGATAATCTCACATTATGGACCTCAGATCTGCCAGAGGAGGGAG GTGAGACATCTAAAGCTGATGAACCTCAAGCAGAG AGTTAG
- the LOC117907078 gene encoding 5'-adenylylsulfate reductase-like 4: MAAGVWETGIVLLLVFGRLTCAEPVRVSLSPVCPTESVADSISGFRDSHCPVNEGDGSLDFVGVTEGDEVSLQKALDMVHKNTHEYVAVLFYASWCAFSRTCRPTFSILSSLYPSMPHFAIEESAVRPSILSKYGVHGFPTLFLLNSTMRVRYHGSRTLGSFIAFYGDVTGMKTEPLERASLEKMASPSHHAKRDNSEQESCPFTWARSPENLLQQETYLALAVTFVVLRSLYFILPALLVCVQCAWRRHLQYTSLGGLWSLWEYPLTYLNRAIQLFNSLKEPCKRSNLQEGAMNARAWASKSLASVSIGDGSTSRVVASK, translated from the exons ATGGCTGCGGGGGTTTGGGAGACGGGGATCGTTCTTTTACTGGTCTTCGGGAGGCTAACCTGCGCCGAACCCGTTAGGGTTTCCTTGTCGCCCGTCTGCCCCACCGAGTCGGTTGCCGATTCGATCTCCGGTTTTAGGGATTCCCATTGCCCGGTTAATGAGGGCGATGGTTCTCTTGATTTCGTTGGTGTTACCGAG GGAGATGAGGTTTCACTGCAAAAGGCACTGGATATGGTTCACAAGAACACTCATGAATATGTGGCTGTTCTGTTCTATGCATCTTGGTGTGCTTTCTCTAGAACTTGTAGACCAACCTTTTCCATTCTTTCTTCCTTGTATCCCTCCATGCCCCACTTCGCAATTGAAGAATCAGCTGTCAGACCAAG CATACTCTCAAAATATGGAGTTCATGGATTTCCTACTCTTTTCCTTCTCAATTCTACTATGCGTGTACGTTATCATGGCTCCCGGACTCTTGGTTCCTTCATCGCTTTCTATGGTGATGTTACTG GTATGAAGACTGAACCATTGGAACGAGCATCACTGGAGAAAATGGCGAGTCCATCACATCATGCAAAACGTGATAATAGTGAGCAGGAAAGCTGCCCATTCACATGGGCAAGATCTCCAGAAAATTTGCTTCAGCAGGAAACATATCTGGCATTGGCTGTTACATTTGTGGTTTTAAGGTCGCTCTACTTCATTTTGCCAGCTTTGCTTGTGTGCGTTCAATGTGCCTGGAGAAGGCACCTCCAATACACGAGCTTGGGAGGCCTGTGGAGCTTGTGGGAGTATCCTCTTACCTATCTGAATCGGGCAATTCAATTATTCAATTCACTAAAAGAACCTTGTAAGAGAAGCAATCTGCAGGAGGGAGCAATGAATGCCAGAGCATGGGCTTCCAAGTCCCTGGCCTCAGTTTCGATTGGGGATGGGAGCACCAGCCGGGTGGTGGCTAGTAAGTGA